The segment cagagagttATTGGAGGATCAAGCTGCTTCCTTTAgtggcagacaaaaaaaaaaaaaaaactccaccagCAGCTTGTTTATCTGCACATTAATCATTCCAGACATGAGAAGAACAAAAGGCTGGTATTCCACGGGTCCGCCCAATATCCAGTTGTCTCTCTTGTGTGAATTTTAACAATGCCGGACATATGTATGTGTCGTTGCTGCTCTAGATGTACTGCAGCAAATAAACAGCCGCTTTTAACAGAACGTTCATACACAGTTTTGTCGCCGGAAGTTAACGATCACACATTTCTCATACTGTACAATGAAAATTAGCTGAAAAGTGTAGCAAATGTAAAGTCTCAAGGCAAACAATCTGATACATAATTGGCAACGCAAGTTCTCGgagagattttttattttatttttgcttctatTATATTCAGCACTATTATAAAACCTGCTAAAAATCCTAACAAGGACGATTGATTCATCTCTGAATTCAGGGCTTGTGAATTATGTCCCATCCAAGGTAAAAATGTCTTAGTTGCAATTTGGAAAACCAATGGGGTTTACTAAGGCGCGCTAACAACAAGAAGTAATACAAACCAAACCCCCCTTTTTAGCCTCTCTTCCAAAACTTGTGTAGGTGGGACTGTAAGAGTCTATAACGTCTGTCAAAGTTGGCCAtaccaatcaatcaattttaaagTCAACCTGCAGCTGTTACACCTCTGAGCCTTCAAGAGAGAATGTAAGAGCCCTCCAATGACGTTCCTATGAAATGTTTCAATGGTTGATCGAGTTAGAACTAAGCCTGAcgagagagattttttttttttatgtgtggcagccatattggatgtTGAACGTGGCACGATGTGGAGCTAGAGAGCTGCATCTTCCCAACTTGTCCAAATTGGAATTTCATCTTCTGTTCTTCTCTTTTCTCGGGAACTTGGATGATCCGACTTCTAAGTACAAACAGAATTTCCCCTTTTGTATGAAAATGGTTCTTGCTGCCGTTTGCAGGTTTGTgaagtctgtttattttttattttttttactgagtcTGAAAGTATTTTTGCTCAATATTTTCCCAGTAAACCTCGCTGCAGAACCCCTGTCTTTAAACAGTACATCATTCTGGCACAGAATGTTGCCGGGTCTTTCCCGGCATTAAGCCTTTAACCCTCTGAGACAAGAGTCAAATATGCATTGTGAGTGCTTCCTTTTGTCTGTCCAGATCAATAAAACAGTCAAAAAAGGCGGCTCCCATGGGATTGGTCATTTCTCTGCCAAGAATAAGGCAATAAAACCTGCCTTGTCCAATGACAACAGTAGAGTTTCCTATGGCATGGgatatcatcatcattattatatttatacagTGATGGTTAAAGGAATAGAGACATGCCTCTTGGAGCATCTTCTCTGAATAAAACAAACTCACATGTATGCACTCGAACACAGTGGGACATTTTATATGCGCATAATGAAATCCAATAGTAACTAGTGATATACGTAACCCCCTATTTAGACTCCCATAAGGGCattgttatttatgttttgagCTCTATCTTTACGTCACAGGCCAAAAGTTGTTGACTGGCGCAGTAAAGTGGTTTTACAACCTCTTCCTCTGCCTGAACTTCATCAGAGCCTAGCTCATTAAAATAACGACTTGTAAACCGAGTCAGTGGCTCCTCAGCCTTTATATGGTCCGCTCCGCTCGAAAAACATACAAAGTAGACTTTGTCCTTCTGATCGTCCTCACTTTGTTACTATATTTGTccaaacatctttaaaatgtcttgctTTTCTGGTCATGCACCCACGTGTGGTTGGTTGGAGCACGGCCGCAGTTCCCAAAGGGTGATTAGCTTAGGACCAATTAGTGGTCTGTACTCTGGATCAATTCCATGTCTTTGTCTCGTTGAATTAGATAAGGACCTGACTGACATGGGTAGTAATTCCTGGAATCAGAGCACGAttggataagaaaaaaaattgattggTCAGCAGAAAatctctctttttcctttttttttttcttttttttacacacacccATGTTCGGGCTTAGGGCTTTGTATGgacatatataaacacacagcCTTTTTTAAAGTCATATGTTTTTGGGCCTTTGAATTGTTTCAAACTATACCGTACAGTGTTCAGTTTAAGTGAATCAAAGTTTGCAAACAACAATGGAAACGGAAGGAGTTTGTCATCATATGTTAAACATGTACTTTTCTTCATTGCTTTTATCCTTAATTTTATACATTGACTTCAGTCAGTTATGTTTTGTGTTCTACGTTTTTCttgcgtttatttattttttattgttttgtagtGTTTTTATCCATGCATGTGTCTATTTTCGTCAGAATCGCTGATGTAGAGTTATAAATGGCGTAGCTAAGGTTTTTCTCTTACCTGTCACGCATCGAGGATCAGCCGACACACACAACAGATATTTTCTAACATGATCGGTTAACAGAGAAGacctttgttttcattttattcttaaCCTAGGAATGTGGTCATTTAGATTTCAAAGTTTACAATTAAACAACTCTTTGCTCAAGTGGTGTTTTCAAGCTATAAAAGCCACGATAGTCGATTTAACTGAACGTTTGGTTTTTACTGATGCGGTGAGTTGTCGTTTTCCTTTAATCTGCGTACATCTCGTTCAAATTATTCCCATGGTCACACTTCCACCCGTCTGAACTTATGGTTCCCACAGGAGGGAGATGTGAGGGAAACTACTGCccttgagggggaaaaaaatgccttCAAGGTATTGTTCTTCTGAAactaaaggaaaaaataaagggGAAGGGTTGGAGCATGTTAAGTCACAAGGTCTGCATTACAACCTTTCATGTATGTTGTGCAAGCGGGGACATATCTACGGCGATGGTATTTGACTCAAACAGGTTCTGTCGTGTGGAACTGCCGAGAAGACGGTTGAAAGGGTTATCCAGATGTGAAATGGATCTGCTCAAGAGTGACCGGATGCAAGAAAATTGAAGTCAGAGGCTGAGGAAACGAGAACTGACTCCCGCTTTACGTAACATATTGTTGACAGCGGATTCTAACTCAGGATGCTAATTCAAACATGTGGCGTGGGTAGAGCTTCTACTCCATTAAAATGTGCAGTTATTGATTTAGTTGCATCCTAAAGGCCAAAGATAAAGAAAACCAGAGCTTTAAGTAATATTGCTGGAAAATGTAATAACCAAGACAAACCTCAGTGTAGTTTACTGGGACATTACACAACAGACTAATGAAAAGTAGTGCCTGATTGGGATGGGGACAAGAAAATGATGCAGGTTTTTATACGGACAGGTTTTCTTCAGTGCATAAAAGCTCCATCCAACTCCCCATCAACAGCTTCTGCTGAAGAAACAACGTGTTTCTCCATAGGGAAGGAGTGTATAGGGTGATTTGCAGTATTATTTTTTCAGCACACGTTTTGCATGTGATTGTTTAGTCTTGCCATTCTTTGACCAGGGTTCCTTCTTCCCCATATTTTGTGGAGCacagactatatatatatattccttcCACTTGAGCTGTcgatctctgcagttcctccaaaGTTACAACAAGAACTCTGAGCTGCTTCTCTAATGGTGACCAAGTGTTGGGTTAGGACTTGTGTCATGCTCTTTTGCATTTGCAGATTATTTATCAAAGAGTGCTTTGTGAGATGGGAAAGATTTTCGAACACTTGGCTGCATTACTTTATAACCAAATGCTGCTTTAAATATCTTATGTTCTTGGGGTATTTGGGGTGGGGGTGAATACAAATACCTGCAGtggtatttaacatttttagattCAGATTCTTATTTGGGGAggaaagtaaatacaaaaacatacttTTCCTCCCACATCATAATTATTTGCTGCCtcgtgttggtctgtcacacacAATCTCCATGAACTACATTTGTGTTTGTGCTTGGAACTTGGCAAAACACGAAAACACCTTTGCataaattcaggtgtaccagttTGAACTAAAGTTTGAAACAAATAGATTTGAGTGCAAACAATCAAATGTGTCTATAGATGAGCTGAAATGTAACAACGTTTAGAGCTGCTTGAGTGTGGAAGCGGCTGATAAAACGCGGACTTATCAGCGGCGGGGCTACACATGATGGGCTTGTCATGTATGCTGCGCGAAAGATAAGCTCACAGAGGTCTCCAGAAACCAAAATGAGCCCCTGGGAGGACTGATGTGCTCAGCGTAGCTCATTTTGGTGTCAAATTTACCTCTTTTACCCAAGAGGAAAAATGAAGGGAGAGACAGACGAGGTCTCTCGTCCAGGGTGAAAAAGATGACATCTGCGAACCTCGGAGTAGCGTGTGCCTAATTCTGGGATTTTTCTTGTCTACAAGTGGAAATTTCTGCAGAATGGCAGAGTGAGTGAATGCTGCGGGTCAGGTCATCCAAACATTCTGGGTACATGTGTAATGATGTTCCTGGAAAATTGCCAGCGCAAGTGCAACATGACAAACGGTCTAACGGTTAAAAGAGGCAATAAAATGCACAACGGGAGGCCAGGCATGGCTCTCTGAGATTTCTCTGCTTAAGAGAGGTCGCAGGGCATAATTTGAAGCATCTGTTTGGTGCGCCGAGCATCAGATTCAAACATTTGAATCTGATGATAAAATTTGTTCTTGCGTCATCAGTCGTACGGAGTTTTGAGAGCGCTCATTGTTGAGCACAGGGACGAAGGCCAGAGCCTGTGGTGTCTGCAATTATCAAAGGTTAGGACTCTGGAAACCATCATTTCTTTCCTTTGTGAGCTTAGCGATGTCTTGCTCTTACAAACACACTTTCAAGCGAGCATGGAGAACACTAAGCCCGGATACCTGTTTATGATCTACGTTCTTGCTTGATGGTTGTGCTGCACAGTCACGTCCTCACACTCTGTTGCATTTCTGCTGAATTAACACaggtatttttgtttgtttctttgtaaaacTAAACTGTAGCTCTTGTAAAGCAACAGAAGATGGCTAAATGCATGTTGCTATTCCTGTTGAGTGTCTAAGAGAGTCCAGATCTTTAGCCacaagtaaaatataaaatcacCCAATATATATGTAATACTTTAGTGTCAGGTGAATATTCATACCTATGCTTTACAACTAGTGTCCGGTAAAATCCCCATGGTTGCTGGTTAGCAGCAAGAACACCTTAAAAGTAGGTGAGTGTAAGGACGTGTTTGCGTTAAAGCTTCAGGTGgtgatcctgttcagaaacactttttgttatactgggtgaaatggtccttccatcctgacaatAGTCGATAGTCCTGACAATAACTTCCTTTTtctgtattcagaaaaaggaagttaaaaattAGATCTTTGTGAGAGCTGCAAGCCTgcaaaaactctgaccaatccctgcccttcggtccgaacggcagggattggtcagaagATCGGTCCTTCTCTCACCCCCCCTCTGTGTGTGTCAGGGTCCGGGGTTATCGCCCTATCTATTGgtcgtcccacatgccaatcagtGTGACGCGCTCACGCAACACCATGCAAACCGCATGCaagtttaagagaagaagaggaaggcctccatagaaagaaataagaccagagtggattcagagattttttcacatgatccccctgaagagcggaagagcaaggtaagaggGTCTTGCGCAAGTGCAGTTGTTCAAAAAGTGACTGGACTTTTTCTGGAAgtgaaacttccagaaaaattgcAGATTCTACCTTTAATAGCCATAAACGTTTCAGCACTGGTAACTGTTTAAGGATTGCATAAATCCTCTTTACAACTGAATGCTGTTAGCATGAGAGTATACACACAAAGTTATTTGtataacattcaggatgttcgTAGTTTGAGTTATGAAAGAATGCACCAACTAAAGGCTACGCATATATGCACTTTTCTTTCTAGGATTGTGCCTATTTCCGACTCCTTCAAAATACCTGAGAGATCACATCGACAATGACCTCAGCTGATAAACACAGGTGGAAAGTGTCTCACCCGGGTCCACCAGATTCTGCACCTTCTCTGCTGGCTCCGAGGGTTTGGTGCTTGTAAAGAGATaacctttattttcatttcattttatttttttacagagcaACCACTGACTCTGTGTGATGGTATGGTGGTAATATAACAGTCCAATCAAGGGCTCAGATTTTAAGTTCAATCAAGACAGCTGGAACAGCTCCTGTTACTCCCCAGGAACTTTTTGAAATGACCACCCTCAGTctgtaaaacagcattttatcaGGTACTTCTCATGTTCTGCActgtaaaaaatacattactaaactcaagaagaaggtACAGAGTTTTTCTCTCTAAACACAGTCAGTACAAACATTCACTCAGTAGTTAATCTCATTAATGAGTGTTAAGTGGGGGAGGAATACACAGCATAGGAAACCTGTAAAAAGTCACGCAGATAATACATTCTTAATGAACCAGTTGGTTCTGTGATTGTGTATGTAAAGTAGGAGGAGCGTGGGCTGCTTTTGTACCCTTTCAACCAGGAAGATCCTGAAGTTGGCATTGTTTTGACTGTTTTCAATTAACCTTTTCAACCAACGGTGAAAACGAGATGATAAAATGAATTGCAGCTTTTCCTGTAAGGAAAggttttatgtatttgtttgcGTGAAGTTACGGATGAGTGCTGCGTGTGCCGTCGCAGTGAAACCCTCTTCCGAAGCACAACCCTCCCAAGAGAGACAAATACAGATCCGTTGACTTTGACTTGGAGCCATTGGGCGAGAGACCCTTGATCCCTGACCAGGTCTCCAGTCAAGCACAGGGACATACAGGACAGACCACCAGGCATGTTCAAAGCTCTAACAGTATATTCCAGCTCTGTCTTTCTTGATGCATCCAGTCGCAATCCTATTTTGGTCATGATTTACGCAGAGGCTGTTTTCTTTATTGAACTTCAGACGATGGTATTTTGCTGTTTAACAACAGATAAGCCTCTGATTGCAGCATTGTTGTAGTGCATAACGATGACTCACTACATACAGGGCTCAGACAGAAGTgtagcaaagagaaaaaaaaaaaaagcaatacatcCGGCATTGGGTGAAGTTCCTGTCCCTGGCTTTTCGTTCTGTTACCTGCACTAAAGAACGTCTGGTTCAACCACAAAGCTCTCTCTTAGCTTGTTTATTACAAAGAGGCAGTTCATGATCGGTCAGTATTTGAATGCCTTCATGTGAGTGTTTGCATAGTGCTTTTTATAAACTTATAAGCACAGAATGCAAATATTCGGTAAACGAAAAACTCTTTTTCATGGGGGGGGGAGTATAGGGTGAGAGCTAATATCGGGCTCACTGCTCTCTCAGGTTCACGGGGATTCCTACTATCAAATAAAAGGGGTGATCGTAAACCCTTTTTTAATGTAAGCGTGTAATGGAGCATAATATGCTTCAGGAATATTTCTAAATGAAAAGAGGTGAACGTTGTGTCAAAGACTCAACCATATTTCAGCATTTTGTCACCACATGATGTCAGATAAAACTCAAACAGTCAATAAATCCCTCATTTATGGTTTGACTTTCCATTTGGATATGTTGTAAATCTAGCCTGATTTCACTGATCTCCCATTAAAAACTGTTCCGTTTTAGGACCAGTTTTCCAAAGTAACAGATGCAGACTCATCGAAACCTCTCTCAGGTGCTGGAGAGCACCTCACAGCTGAATGTTTTGAAACTGCTCTAAAGATAACATTGATTCTGGAACAtatttgcaacatttttttttaaatatgcaaacTATTACTCTTTGCCCATGTTCGCGCTTTTTATTCTCTCTTCTGCAGCCCTGCAACTGCAGGGACAGTGTGTTCAAACCCACGAGAGCTCTCAGCACCCTGCGCAGCCGGGCCGCCCGATTGGCTGAGCGCAGACCATGATGTCATCACAGCATGCTATAAGGGCTCTGACAAATAGCCTGGGAGACACTTTAGAGGAAACACCGCTCAACTGACGGACTGAGGAGCGAGACGAGCCAAGATTAAAAAGTGGAACGGGCATGTGATACTTTGCAGGAGTTATCTGTGCCCTGGTATATTTACAGTGCATGGGAAGCAGGACTCACAACAACTACCTGTTGAGGTTtgtggtgtttttcttttttattattcttgcTTGCAACGTGTCTTTAAAGCTTCCTGAAACAGATGTTGATCTGTATGTTTTAAGACACTTAattattgctttcttttttattattggttCTAAAAAGGTATATTCAAAAGCCTAAGCacagaaagtttttttcttctattctgATCTGATTGTTAATATATTTGAATGACGGTATTCTCtcctctctgtgtgtttgtCGGTGTttgtggggtgtgtgtgtgtgtgtgtgtgtgtttgcacacATGCATCTGTGCATGTGTTTGTCCACCTATGGTCTCTTTAGATGGCGAATACCACCTCCCCAACAGCAGGCGGGAACAACTCGTCATCTACACAACCCTTTGGAGAAACAGTCATGATCCTGCTGGGCATAATTATGTCTGTACTCGTATTCGTCATTGTCTTTGGAAACATTCTGGTCATAACAGCCATTGCCCGCTTTCAACGTCTGCAGAATGTCACCAACTGCTTCATCACATCCCTGGCCTCTGCCGACCTGGTCATGGGTCTCATCGTTATTCCTTTCGGTGCAAGTAACATCATTTTCGATAAATGGCACTTTGGTAAATTCTGGTGTGATTTCTGGACTGCCACTGATGTCCTCTGTGTGACCGCCAGCATAGAGACATTGTGTGTCATATCCCTAGACCGATATTTGGCCATTACTTCACCGTTTCGCTACCAGTCAATGTTGACAAAGTGCAAAGCTCGACTTCTGATTCTTCTGGTGTGGGTGATTGCTGCGCTGATATCCTACCCTCCCATCTTCCTGGAATGGGGGGCGCTAACAAATGATACTAAAGCTGAGGAGTGCCGTGCCAGGAGTGACTGTTGTGAGTTTTATGTCACTACGACCTATGCCATCACCTCCTCTATCATCTCATTCTACATCCCTTTGTTCATCATGATTTTTGTGTACAGCCGTGTTTTCTGGGAAGCCAGGCTACAGCTGAAAAAGATCGACCAAAGCGTTGGACGCTTTCACAACACCGACAACAGTGACCTAAAGTCTCTAGACTCTAAAAGTGGACGGGGACTAAAAAAGGCAAAGTTCTGCCTTCGAGAACATAAAGCCCTAAAGACGCTGGGTATAATCATGGGGGTGTTCACCCTTGCTGGCTGCCATTCTTTTTGTTCAACGTGGTGGTGACCATAATGCGCTGGGAGTGGGACCCCAAAACCCTCTTCAAGATACTCAACTGGATAGGTTATTCAAACTCGGCATTCAATCCCCTCATTTACTGCAGGAGTCCTGAGTTCAGGTACACTTTCAAGGAAATCCTCTGTCCAAAGAACAACATCTTGAGCAACTCAGGACCAGCCAACGGATACTTCTACAGCCGCAATAGCTGGCAGAGTGAAATGCAGGGACGGAGCAAGGGCAGCTCAGACGACAGTGATGCCAATGAAAAGTGTCTGGGGAAGGAGTCAGAGGTCTGTGGCGGAGAGGACAAAGCCATGGACCCTAATGGAAACTGCAACAAAGCCCTAGCAACTGTAATGACAAGCCTGTAAAGTTGGAGCGCTGGGACTTCAGTCATCAGGGAAACCCAGATGTGTTTACACTGCCTTCACGGACTTATTTCCCAAAATGACAATTGAAGGTAAGGCCAGTCAAAGTGCCTGACTGACTGCATTGGTCCTCTTGAGTTGAGAGACATATTTATTTCCCCATCATTTCCACATTTAATACTGTAGGAAGataattttccatttttatttttttttacatgtaagaTTTCTTTAAGCTACCTCATAACTGCTTTGCAATACATTTTGTGTTAACTGTCTCTTACATTGTGCCCACTTAAGTTAAACTAGGCGGGTGTCTCAGATGTTTttaccatataaaaaaaaatggtgtgtCAGTGGCATAATTACAGACTATTATGGCCTCAGATAGAGCTCATCTTCATATGTTCTGTCTTGTAGATGTAAGGAGAAGATGCAACGATTCTCACCGGCGTCGTTTTCTTTCTAAATCAGCAAGTAAATTGCGTGAGTCAGTTTAATTCGAACACGCCTGCTTGGCGTCTTCGACAAGGAAGAGATCTGCATCAAAAGTTTCCAAGCTGATGGGTTGCACCGCATTGGTGCTTTGTGTTACGAGTACATTCTGATCTGCTAAGATAACAATCTGTCatatttctcttcttttttttttttttttttttctggatgtgGTAATGCTAAAGATTAGTAACATGTGAAACTTTAGACCTGTGTCTCCTGTTCTTGCGGTGTGGCGTGCCGCTGCGTTAGAGTCTGCTGTCAGCGGGACACTTCAGAGATACGAACGGAGAACAACGCCCGTATTTGCACCCAGTTAGTGCTCTGACAAAACTTGAGAGTGTGTGTTTAAGTTTTTTGAAGTTCTAAAGATAGCCGATATCTTCAGGCAGAGAGCAGATTGCATaatgaaaatgctgcagcctaGTCGTCAGTGCCTGTGATTTTAGtcatttttgtaaattatttgattgaatttaaacattttgcaaCTGATTAGTCTACAACTATGCTGTTCATGCTGTCGACAGGCTCTAATGCGCAGCACGCCATTGCACAGGAGTTCCAAAACACTTTTAGCATTTTCTATCCTCGCTGTGAAACAGTAGCTTTGTTCCTTTACTGGCACAAGCCTTgctaattttcaaaaaaaaaaaaaaaagagaaaagaaaaaaagtgtagcTGCTGTGTTTCAGTACGTCCAGTGTTTACTGCAACCAGAACGTCTGTTTCCTCATCGCGCCAGGAAGGGTACAAACcacacataataataataataaacaaggCGTCAACAGTTCTAGGGCCCAGACACAGTGCTGGTCACTATATGCCAATAAatattggataaaaaaaaaacagctccagcTCCCAAATAGCACACCTTTGCCACTGCCTCGTGACATTTCCCAGATCGCTTTCAGTACGTAAGGACGTGTGTTTATGTCTGGTATCGACGGAACATTTGGAAAAGACATTCGGGTCTCCACAGAGCCGCGTCTCAGCTGCTCCAGTTGTTTCAGTCAGTTTCTTCTCCGACCGGTTTAAGATGTGCAGTCTCCAGGAAACGCCTCGGTCCAGCTGAGCCCGGTCCCAGTAAACATGAATAAACACATTATCGACGCTGCTTAGTTAGACAATTAGATAACTCCCTCTGtaaataatcattaaaaaaaaaaaagattgaaatgGAAAAGTAGATGACCAAGTGTTAGAGTTTCTAATTTGCAGCTTAGGATGCGATTTTGCGTCTTCTGACACGTCTTTAGGCTGCATGCTCGTGGGAATGATTTCTCTTGACTTGCATTAAGTGTAATGGATATCGAGCACTTAGAAGAAAGGATTTAATTCAAGAATTCACCCTCTTTTCTTCAAATGAAATTGCTTCACAGATCATTAGCCTATACAGAGGGAGCGAAGGTCTATCTTAAAGCCTTTCCTCTGTCACTTCTGCAGCCTCTGGTACGATCGGATCAATGCAACAACGCACTAAAGTTAGCTTCTGAGGACAGGAAGGGGGACCAGGAATTCTCTGGCATTCTAAATCGGTGCGAGTCGCCGGTCTTTAAGTGCATGTAGCATCGCCTCTGTGTGGAGTTGGAGCAGCTGACGCAGCCAAAACCTTTGCACTTTGTGCCTTCAGAGGAAATCTTTAACGTACTGTATCGAAAGGTTCGGCCGGTGCTCTTATCACTGATCCCCGGTCGAAGGCACGGACATGTGGTCGCGGTACGTCACTGTTTGCCATGTGGGAAACGAGCTTTCCAGGAAGCTGATCCTTTACTTGCTGATTTTCCCTTCTGTGCGGATACACAGATAAATAAATGCAGGGGTTAAATGTCAGAACACGGGTTCCACCGAGCAAACCTTTCCCAAATCTTTCACTGTAAGGCAAGCTTAAATCACAATTCTGCTAAAAGTATTAGACCAAGTCCTTTTTTGTAACATATGGACAGTTTGATCTTGGATTGGCAATAGATTACAGAGAgtgcaaactttttttattgtctcAGACATGCAGTTATGGAAGCACCGTGCAAGTGAACTGTTTGCATGTCTGTCGTATATTCGTGGTGTCTTATTTGTAGACGTCTGCTAGCTCCTTTTGCAACAGACGGGTTTCAGCCCCGTGGCCCTGTGGGCTACCACTAAAATTCCACACTGCACCCTCCTGGGCAGTGGCCTATCTTTGCACCTCAGCTGTTTCTCAATTGTAAATGGTTACTGTTTTGTCAATACCCCTGTATAATAAGGAATGTAATTCATGCGTTTTCACATCCTCGGTGCTTGGGGACGCAACACTGTTATGTGCAATGAATCTTGAATAATGAGCTGACACTACAACATTCCAAGCCCAGCTGCTGTTTTATATCATGCTTACGGCACACATTCAGTTCCCCCACCCCCGGCCAATGCCCCGTCTCAGATTACCTACTGATGTACCTTTACTCGCTCggctaagacaaaaaaaaaaaagattttcttttaagagCTTTACGGGTCACGGAACAgaccagtcttacactttgcgtTACCATCCGGTCTTTACGCTGAATATCCCACATATTTCAATGCACTAAACCTACAGTGTGCATGATAGCCTTACATGTTGATGTGATCCATGTCAAACGCTATCCCCAAGGATTCACGGAAGTATGCTTTAAATGAATAAGTCCCTCTGCGCCACACGGACTCTCCCCATGATTTAAGTAAAATCGTTACCTAAAGCAGCACTGTATAGCACTTTCAGATATTTGAACACATGTttgaaatgatgaaaaaataaataaataaagtgttcCCACTGGCATGTGCTATAATGTTTCTattctgaaatgaaattataaaGACACCAGAAAGGCAGATTATTTATAGACATGTGAATTTTCTATGATTATGAAAAAGTTATATAAAAGAGTAAACCTGTTATAtgtgaacattttcttttttttctaaatgtggtCAGAGCGAGAACGTTATCGCTCAACTGAATGTTTACTAAATGTTTGCAAGCTATTTTTCGCACAAATTTTTTCGTCATTGTTTGTTCTTGGAGCTTGTTACATGATGTGATTCCCTGTGGTATTTATTTAAAGAGAAGTTTGTGATGTAACatttatattgaaataaattatgtacATGTTGCCTGTCCTGTTCTCTATTCGTCCTTTCTGAACATTAAACAGGAGATTCCATTTTATTGCTCTTC is part of the Fundulus heteroclitus isolate FHET01 unplaced genomic scaffold, MU-UCD_Fhet_4.1 scaffold_315, whole genome shotgun sequence genome and harbors:
- the LOC105917086 gene encoding LOW QUALITY PROTEIN: beta-2 adrenergic receptor (The sequence of the model RefSeq protein was modified relative to this genomic sequence to represent the inferred CDS: inserted 1 base in 1 codon), which gives rise to MANTTSPTAGGNNSSSTQPFGETVMILLGIIMSVLVFVIVFGNILVITAIARFQRLQNVTNCFITSLASADLVMGLIVIPFGASNIIFDKWHFGKFWCDFWTATDVLCVTASIETLCVISLDRYLAITSPFRYQSMLTKCKARLLILLVWVIAALISYPPIFLEWGALTNDTKAEECRARSDCCEFYVTTTYAITSSIISFYIPLFIMIFVYSRVFWEARLQLKKIDQSVGRFHNTDNSDLKSLDSKSGRGLKKAKFCLREHKALKTLGIIMGVFTXCWLPFFLFNVVVTIMRWEWDPKTLFKILNWIGYSNSAFNPLIYCRSPEFRYTFKEILCPKNNILSNSGPANGYFYSRNSWQSEMQGRSKGSSDDSDANEKCLGKESEVCGGEDKAMDPNGNCNKALATVMTSL